One window of Psychrobacillus sp. FSL H8-0483 genomic DNA carries:
- the tuf gene encoding elongation factor Tu, translated as MAKEKFDRSKTHANVGTIGHVDHGKTTLTAAIATVLSKKMGGTAKSYADIDNAPEEKERGITINTSHVEYETASRHYAHVDCPGHADYVKNMITGAAQMDGGILVVSAADGPMPQTREHILLSRQVGVPYLVVFMNKCDMVDDEELLELVEMEIRDLLSEYDFPGDDIPVIKGSALKALEGEPEWEEKIVELMDAVDSYIPTPERQTEKPFMMPVEDVFSITGRGTVATGRVERGQVKVGDVVDIIGIVEDPKSTTVTGVEMFRKLLDYAEAGDNIGALLRGVAREEIQRGQVLAKPGSITPHTDFKAEVYVLSKEEGGRHTPFFTNYRPQFYFRTTDVTGVCNLPEGVEMVMPGDNIEMIVSLISPIALEEGTKFSIREGGRTVGAGVVATITK; from the coding sequence ATGGCTAAAGAAAAATTTGACCGTTCAAAAACGCATGCTAACGTTGGTACAATCGGACACGTTGACCATGGTAAAACAACTTTAACTGCAGCAATCGCTACAGTTCTTTCTAAAAAAATGGGTGGTACAGCTAAATCATACGCTGACATCGACAACGCTCCTGAAGAAAAAGAGCGCGGAATCACAATCAATACTTCTCACGTTGAGTATGAAACTGCATCTCGTCACTATGCACACGTTGACTGCCCAGGACATGCCGATTATGTTAAAAACATGATCACTGGTGCTGCACAAATGGACGGCGGGATCCTAGTAGTATCTGCTGCTGACGGCCCAATGCCACAAACTCGTGAACATATCCTTCTTTCTCGTCAAGTAGGTGTTCCTTACCTAGTTGTATTCATGAACAAATGTGATATGGTAGACGACGAAGAACTTCTTGAATTAGTTGAAATGGAAATTCGTGACCTTCTTTCTGAATACGATTTCCCAGGCGACGATATTCCAGTAATTAAAGGTTCTGCTCTTAAAGCTCTTGAAGGAGAGCCAGAATGGGAAGAAAAAATTGTTGAATTAATGGATGCTGTAGATAGCTATATCCCAACTCCAGAACGTCAAACTGAAAAACCATTCATGATGCCAGTTGAGGATGTATTCTCAATCACTGGTCGTGGTACAGTTGCTACTGGTCGTGTTGAACGTGGTCAAGTTAAAGTTGGAGACGTTGTAGACATCATCGGTATCGTTGAAGATCCAAAATCAACAACTGTAACAGGTGTTGAAATGTTCCGTAAACTTCTTGACTATGCAGAAGCTGGGGATAACATTGGTGCACTTCTTCGTGGGGTTGCTCGTGAAGAAATCCAACGTGGACAAGTATTAGCTAAACCAGGCTCAATCACTCCACACACAGACTTCAAAGCTGAAGTTTATGTTTTATCAAAAGAAGAGGGTGGACGTCATACTCCATTCTTCACAAACTACCGTCCTCAGTTCTACTTCCGTACAACTGACGTAACTGGTGTTTGTAACTTACCAGAAGGCGTAGAAATGGTTATGCCTGGAGATAACATCGAAATGATCGTTTCTCTAATCTCTCCAATCGCTCTTGAAGAAGGTACTAAATTCTCTATCCGTGAGGGTGGACGTACTGTAGGCGCTGGTGTAGTTGCTACTATCACTAAGTAA
- the fusA gene encoding elongation factor G — MAREFSLAKTRNIGIMAHIDAGKTTTTERILFYTGKIHKIGETHEGASQMDWMEQEQERGITITSAATTAAWDNHRVNIIDTPGHVDFTVEVERSLRVLDGAVTVLDAQSGVEPQTETVWRQATTYGVPRIVFINKMDKMGADFLYSVGTLHDRLQANAHPIQLPIGSEDDFSGIIDLITMTATMYPNDLGTDMEEIEIPEEYKAQAEEYREKLVEAVAELDENMMEKYLNGEEITNEELVNGIRKGTLNVEFYPVVCGTAFKNKGVRKVLDAVVAYLPSPLDIPAMKGIDPDSEDEVERHSDDSEPFSALAFKVMTDPYVGKLTFFRVYSGTLQSGSYVQNSTKGKRERVGRILQMHANSREEISQVYAGDIAAAVGLKDTTTGDTLCDEKALVILESMEFPEPVISLSVEPKSKADQDKMGAALVKLAEEDPTFRVHTDQETGQVIIAGMGELHLDILVDRMRREFKVEANVGAPQVSYRETFRSSAQVEGKFVRQSGGRGQFGHVWIEFSPNEEGKGFEFENAVVGGVVPREYIPAVEAGLRDALNNGVLAGYPLIDIKAKLYDGSYHDVDSNEMAFKIAASMALKNAVSKVNPVILEPLMKVEVVIPEEYLGDIMGDITSRRGRVEGMDARGNAQVVRAMVPLSEMFGYATALRSNTQGRGVFSMVFDHYEDVPKSISEEIIKKNKGE, encoded by the coding sequence ATGGCTAGAGAGTTCTCCTTAGCAAAAACACGTAATATCGGGATCATGGCTCACATCGATGCTGGTAAAACGACTACTACGGAGCGTATTCTTTTTTACACTGGGAAAATCCATAAAATTGGTGAAACTCATGAAGGTGCGTCTCAAATGGACTGGATGGAGCAAGAGCAAGAACGTGGTATTACAATCACTTCTGCTGCAACAACAGCTGCTTGGGATAATCACCGTGTAAATATTATCGATACACCAGGTCACGTAGACTTCACTGTTGAAGTTGAACGTTCACTTCGTGTACTTGATGGCGCGGTTACAGTACTAGATGCTCAATCTGGTGTTGAACCACAAACAGAAACAGTATGGCGTCAAGCTACAACTTACGGCGTACCACGTATTGTTTTCATTAACAAAATGGATAAAATGGGTGCAGACTTCCTATATTCTGTAGGAACTCTTCACGACCGTTTACAAGCTAACGCTCATCCAATCCAATTACCAATCGGTTCTGAAGATGACTTTAGTGGAATTATTGACTTAATAACAATGACAGCTACTATGTATCCTAATGATTTAGGAACTGATATGGAAGAGATAGAAATTCCAGAAGAATATAAAGCTCAAGCAGAAGAATACCGTGAAAAATTAGTTGAAGCGGTAGCAGAACTTGACGAAAATATGATGGAAAAATATCTAAACGGTGAAGAAATCACGAACGAAGAATTAGTTAATGGTATCCGTAAAGGTACATTAAACGTAGAATTCTATCCAGTAGTGTGTGGTACTGCATTTAAAAACAAAGGTGTTCGTAAAGTTCTAGACGCAGTTGTTGCATACCTTCCATCACCACTTGATATTCCAGCTATGAAAGGTATCGATCCAGATTCAGAAGATGAAGTGGAACGTCATTCTGACGATTCAGAACCATTCTCTGCATTAGCGTTTAAAGTTATGACTGACCCTTATGTTGGTAAATTAACTTTCTTCCGTGTGTATTCTGGTACCCTACAATCTGGTTCTTACGTACAAAACTCTACAAAAGGTAAGCGTGAACGTGTAGGACGTATTCTACAAATGCATGCTAACTCTCGCGAAGAGATCTCACAAGTTTACGCTGGAGATATCGCTGCAGCTGTAGGCTTAAAAGATACAACAACAGGTGATACACTTTGTGATGAGAAAGCTCTAGTAATTCTTGAATCTATGGAATTCCCAGAACCAGTTATCTCACTTTCTGTTGAACCTAAATCTAAAGCTGATCAAGATAAAATGGGTGCTGCACTTGTAAAATTAGCAGAAGAAGATCCTACATTCCGCGTTCATACTGACCAAGAAACTGGTCAAGTAATCATCGCTGGTATGGGTGAACTTCACCTTGATATCTTAGTTGACCGTATGCGTCGCGAATTTAAAGTAGAAGCTAACGTAGGTGCTCCTCAAGTATCTTACCGTGAAACTTTCCGCTCTTCAGCACAAGTTGAAGGTAAATTCGTACGTCAATCTGGTGGACGTGGTCAATTCGGACACGTTTGGATTGAATTCTCTCCAAACGAAGAAGGAAAAGGCTTTGAATTCGAAAATGCTGTTGTCGGTGGGGTAGTTCCACGTGAATACATTCCAGCTGTTGAAGCAGGTCTTCGTGACGCGCTTAACAATGGTGTACTTGCTGGATATCCATTAATCGATATTAAAGCAAAATTATACGACGGATCTTATCATGATGTTGACTCGAATGAGATGGCATTTAAAATTGCTGCGTCTATGGCATTGAAAAATGCTGTATCTAAAGTAAACCCAGTAATTCTTGAACCACTCATGAAAGTTGAAGTTGTTATTCCTGAAGAATATTTAGGAGACATCATGGGAGATATTACATCTCGTCGTGGACGCGTTGAAGGTATGGACGCTCGTGGTAACGCACAAGTAGTACGTGCAATGGTTCCACTTTCTGAAATGTTCGGATATGCAACGGCTTTACGTTCTAATACGCAAGGTCGCGGAGTATTCTCAATGGTGTTTGATCACTATGAAGATGTTCCAAAATCAATTTCTGAAGAAATTATCAAAAAAAATAAAGGTGAATAA
- the rpsG gene encoding 30S ribosomal protein S7 produces the protein MPRKGPVSKRDVLPDPIYNSKLVTRLINKMMVDGKRGTSSKILYGAFDLVKERSGKDALEVFEAALNNVMPVLEVRARRVGGANYQVPVEVRPDRRSTLGLRYLVNYSRLRGEKTMEERLANEILDASNNTGASVKKREDMHKMAEANKAFAHYRW, from the coding sequence ATGCCTCGTAAAGGTCCTGTTTCCAAACGTGACGTGTTACCAGATCCAATTTATAATTCGAAACTAGTAACTCGTTTAATCAACAAAATGATGGTGGACGGTAAAAGAGGTACTTCTTCAAAAATCCTATACGGAGCGTTTGATCTTGTAAAAGAACGTTCTGGTAAAGATGCTTTAGAAGTATTCGAAGCTGCATTAAACAATGTAATGCCAGTTCTTGAAGTACGCGCTCGTCGTGTTGGTGGTGCAAACTACCAAGTGCCGGTTGAAGTACGTCCAGATCGCCGTTCAACTCTAGGTCTTCGCTACTTAGTTAACTATTCACGTCTTCGTGGAGAAAAAACGATGGAAGAACGCTTAGCTAACGAAATTCTTGACGCATCAAACAACACTGGTGCTTCAGTTAAGAAACGTGAAGATATGCACAAAATGGCAGAAGCTAACAAAGCTTTCGCACACTATCGTTGGTAG
- the rpsL gene encoding 30S ribosomal protein S12 codes for MPTINQLVRKPRQSKITKSKSPALGKGYNSFKKSATNLNSPQKRGVCTRVGTMTPKKPNSALRKYARVRLTNTLEVTAYIPGEGHNLQEHSVVLIRGGKVKDLPGVRYHIVRGALDTAGVTGRMQSRSLYGAKRPKVKK; via the coding sequence ATGCCTACAATTAACCAATTGGTACGTAAGCCTCGTCAATCCAAAATCACGAAGTCAAAATCTCCAGCTTTAGGAAAAGGTTATAACAGCTTTAAAAAATCTGCTACAAATCTTAACTCTCCACAAAAACGTGGGGTTTGTACTCGTGTTGGTACTATGACACCTAAAAAACCTAACTCGGCACTTCGTAAATATGCGCGTGTACGTTTAACAAATACGTTAGAGGTTACAGCTTATATTCCAGGAGAAGGGCACAACCTACAAGAACATAGTGTTGTACTTATCCGCGGAGGAAAAGTAAAGGATTTACCAGGGGTACGTTATCATATCGTACGTGGTGCTCTTGATACAGCTGGTGTTACTGGTCGTATGCAAAGCCGTTCTTTATACGGTGCAAAACGCCCGAAAGTAAAAAAATAA
- a CDS encoding ribosomal L7Ae/L30e/S12e/Gadd45 family protein: MSYEKVKQAKKTIIGTKQAVKAMKKGLVKEVYIALDVEEQIIGLARLTAIENNVLIHYVESKIDLGRACGLRLGASVVAITV, translated from the coding sequence ATGTCTTATGAAAAAGTAAAACAAGCGAAAAAAACAATCATAGGTACAAAGCAAGCAGTAAAAGCAATGAAAAAAGGGCTTGTCAAAGAAGTTTATATTGCACTTGATGTAGAAGAACAAATCATTGGACTAGCACGATTAACCGCTATAGAAAACAATGTTCTCATTCACTATGTTGAGTCTAAAATAGATCTTGGTAGGGCTTGTGGGTTGCGCCTAGGCGCATCGGTAGTAGCTATTACTGTGTAA
- the rpoC gene encoding DNA-directed RNA polymerase subunit beta', with translation MIDVNNFEYMKIGLASPDKIRSWSYGEVKKPETINYRTLKPEKDGLFCERIFGPTKDWECHCGKYKRVRYKGVVCDRCGVEVTRSKVRRERMGHIELAAPVSHIWYFKGIPSRMGLILDMSPRSLEEVIYFASYVVIEPADTPLEKKQLLSEKEYRAYRDKFGTKFQAAMGAEAIKRLLQELDLEGEAESLKEELKTAQGQRRTRAIKRLEVVESFRNSGNRPDWMILDVLPVIPPELRPMVQLDGGRFATSDLNDLYRRVINRNNRLKRLLDLGAPSIIVQNEKRMLQEAVDALIDNGRRGRPVTGPGNRPLKSLSHMLKGKQGRFRQNLLGKRVDYSGRSVIVVGPNLKMYQCGLPKEMAIELFKPFVMKELVERGLAHNIKSAKRKIERMHSEVWDVLEDVIKEHPVLLNRAPTLHRLGIQAFEPTLVEGRAIRLHPLVCTAYNADFDGDQMAVHVPLSAEAQAEARLLMLAAQNILNPKDGKPVVTPSQDMVLGNYYLTLERKGAAGEGSTFYGPEEVLIAYNTGHVHLHTRIAIAASSLNNQTFTEEQNKMLLLTTVGKVIFNEILPETFPYINEPTDFNLQIETPAKYFVSTTTNVKEHIESMDLVQPFKKKILGNIIAEVFKRFHITETSKMLDRMKALGFKYSTKAGITIGISDIVVLPDKGEILEEAQAKVDKVLKQFRRGLITEEERYASVIGHWSKAKEVIQEKLMRSLDNSNPIFMMSDSGARGNASNFTQLAGMRGLMANPAGRIIELPIKSSFREGLTVLEYFISTHGARKGLADTALKTADSGYLTRRLVDVAQDVIVREDDCGTDRGLLIGSLMEGTEVIEEFGERIVGRHTKKTIFHPTTNEVILEKDGLITQDAARIIEEAGIEELTIRSAFTCNTKHGVCKKCYGLNLATGDTVEVGEAVGIIAAQSIGEPGTQLTMRTFHTGGVAGDDITQGLPRIQEIFESRNPKGQAVISEISGIVTEIDEIREGQKEITIQGNVETRKYLAPYNARLKVQLNDVIERGQVLTEGSIDPKELLRVKDVSTVQVYLLKEVQKVYRMQGVEIGDKHIEVMVRQMLRKIRVIEAGETELLPGSLLDIHQFAEANKDAVLQGKIPATCRPVILGITKASLETESFLSAASFQETTRVLTDAAIKGKRDELLGLKENVIIGKLVPAGTGMQRYRQIQISTNEQDTEKEVVIAE, from the coding sequence TTGATAGACGTTAATAATTTTGAGTATATGAAAATTGGTTTAGCTTCACCTGATAAAATCCGTTCATGGTCTTATGGGGAAGTAAAAAAACCTGAAACGATTAACTATCGTACATTAAAACCTGAAAAAGATGGTTTATTCTGTGAACGTATTTTCGGTCCTACAAAAGACTGGGAATGCCATTGTGGTAAATACAAACGAGTTCGTTATAAAGGTGTAGTATGTGATCGTTGTGGAGTCGAAGTAACGCGTTCGAAAGTCCGTCGTGAACGTATGGGACATATCGAATTAGCTGCACCAGTGTCACATATTTGGTATTTCAAAGGTATTCCAAGCCGTATGGGTCTTATTTTGGATATGTCTCCAAGATCACTTGAAGAAGTAATTTATTTTGCTTCTTATGTAGTAATTGAACCTGCGGACACACCTCTTGAAAAGAAACAATTACTTTCTGAAAAAGAATACCGTGCATACCGTGATAAGTTTGGTACTAAGTTCCAAGCTGCTATGGGTGCAGAGGCTATTAAACGTCTACTTCAAGAACTTGATTTAGAAGGCGAAGCAGAAAGCTTAAAAGAAGAGTTAAAAACAGCACAAGGTCAACGCCGTACACGTGCGATTAAACGTTTAGAAGTAGTAGAATCTTTCCGTAACTCAGGAAATAGACCAGACTGGATGATTTTAGACGTACTACCGGTAATTCCACCAGAATTACGTCCAATGGTTCAATTAGACGGTGGACGCTTTGCTACATCTGATTTAAACGATCTATATCGTCGTGTAATTAACCGTAATAACCGTTTAAAACGATTACTTGATCTTGGTGCGCCTAGCATCATTGTTCAAAACGAAAAACGTATGCTACAAGAAGCTGTTGATGCTTTGATTGACAATGGTCGTCGTGGTCGTCCTGTTACAGGACCAGGTAACCGCCCATTGAAATCACTTTCTCATATGCTGAAAGGGAAACAAGGCCGTTTCCGTCAAAACTTACTTGGTAAACGTGTAGACTATTCTGGTCGTTCGGTTATCGTAGTAGGACCAAACTTGAAAATGTATCAATGTGGACTTCCAAAAGAAATGGCGATTGAATTATTTAAGCCGTTTGTTATGAAAGAACTAGTTGAACGTGGGTTGGCTCACAACATTAAGAGTGCGAAACGTAAAATTGAACGTATGCATTCTGAAGTTTGGGATGTATTAGAAGATGTAATTAAGGAGCATCCGGTTTTATTAAACCGTGCACCAACTCTTCACCGTTTAGGTATTCAAGCATTCGAACCAACATTAGTAGAAGGCCGTGCGATTCGTCTTCACCCATTAGTATGTACAGCTTATAACGCTGACTTTGATGGTGACCAAATGGCTGTTCACGTTCCTTTATCTGCAGAAGCGCAAGCGGAAGCACGTTTACTAATGCTAGCAGCACAAAACATTCTGAATCCAAAAGATGGAAAACCAGTTGTTACCCCTTCTCAAGATATGGTTTTAGGAAACTATTACTTAACGCTTGAACGTAAGGGTGCAGCAGGAGAAGGTTCTACTTTTTATGGTCCAGAAGAAGTGCTAATTGCTTACAATACTGGTCATGTACATTTGCATACTCGTATTGCAATTGCTGCATCATCATTAAATAATCAAACATTTACGGAAGAACAAAACAAGATGTTATTGTTAACTACTGTAGGTAAAGTAATTTTCAATGAAATACTTCCAGAAACGTTCCCGTATATTAACGAGCCAACCGATTTCAATTTACAAATTGAAACACCGGCAAAATATTTTGTGTCTACAACAACTAATGTGAAAGAACACATTGAATCTATGGACCTTGTTCAACCATTTAAGAAGAAAATTCTTGGTAACATCATTGCGGAAGTGTTTAAACGTTTCCATATTACAGAGACATCTAAAATGCTAGACCGCATGAAAGCACTAGGATTTAAGTATTCTACTAAAGCTGGTATTACAATTGGTATCTCTGATATCGTCGTACTTCCAGACAAAGGTGAAATTCTTGAAGAAGCACAAGCTAAAGTAGATAAAGTCTTGAAACAATTCCGTCGTGGTTTAATCACGGAAGAAGAGCGCTACGCTAGCGTAATCGGACATTGGAGTAAAGCAAAAGAAGTTATTCAAGAAAAACTGATGAGATCTCTTGATAACTCGAATCCAATCTTCATGATGAGTGACTCAGGTGCCCGTGGTAATGCATCCAACTTTACTCAACTTGCAGGTATGCGTGGACTTATGGCCAATCCGGCTGGTCGAATTATCGAACTTCCGATTAAGTCATCGTTCCGTGAAGGGTTAACAGTACTTGAATACTTCATCTCCACACATGGTGCTCGTAAAGGTCTTGCCGATACAGCTCTAAAAACAGCCGATTCAGGTTACTTGACTCGTCGTCTAGTTGACGTAGCACAAGACGTGATCGTTCGTGAAGATGATTGTGGAACAGACCGTGGACTACTAATTGGCTCACTTATGGAAGGTACGGAAGTGATTGAAGAGTTTGGTGAACGTATTGTTGGTCGCCATACGAAGAAAACAATCTTCCATCCGACTACAAATGAAGTTATTTTAGAAAAAGACGGATTAATTACACAAGATGCTGCCCGTATTATCGAAGAAGCTGGTATCGAAGAGTTAACAATTCGTTCGGCATTTACATGTAATACAAAACACGGCGTATGTAAAAAATGTTACGGTCTAAACTTAGCAACTGGAGATACTGTAGAGGTTGGAGAAGCTGTTGGTATTATTGCAGCTCAATCTATCGGTGAACCAGGTACACAGTTAACGATGCGTACATTCCATACAGGTGGGGTTGCTGGAGACGATATTACACAAGGTCTTCCACGTATCCAAGAGATTTTCGAATCTCGTAATCCAAAAGGTCAAGCGGTTATTTCTGAAATCTCAGGGATTGTTACTGAAATTGATGAAATTAGAGAAGGCCAAAAAGAAATTACAATTCAAGGTAATGTAGAAACTCGTAAGTACCTTGCTCCATATAATGCACGTCTAAAAGTTCAACTGAATGATGTGATTGAACGTGGTCAGGTACTAACAGAAGGTTCTATTGATCCAAAAGAATTGTTAAGAGTAAAAGATGTATCTACTGTACAAGTGTACTTATTAAAAGAAGTACAAAAAGTTTATCGTATGCAAGGGGTAGAAATTGGTGATAAACACATCGAAGTAATGGTACGTCAAATGCTTCGTAAAATTCGTGTTATTGAAGCAGGAGAAACGGAACTACTTCCGGGATCGTTGCTTGATATTCATCAATTTGCTGAAGCTAACAAAGATGCAGTATTACAAGGTAAAATTCCTGCAACTTGTCGCCCAGTTATCCTTGGTATTACAAAAGCTTCACTTGAAACAGAATCATTCTTATCTGCAGCATCCTTCCAAGAAACGACTCGTGTCTTAACAGATGCAGCGATTAAAGGAAAACGTGATGAATTATTAGGATTGAAAGAAAACGTAATTATCGGTAAACTAGTTCCAGCAGGTACAGGTATGCAACGTTATCGTCAAATTCAAATCTCTACTAATGAGCAAGATACTGAAAAAGAAGTAGTAATTGCAGAGTAA